The proteins below are encoded in one region of Streptomyces ficellus:
- the bldC gene encoding developmental transcriptional regulator BldC, translating to MTARTPDAEPLLTPAEVATMFRVDPKTVTRWAKAGKLTSIRTLGGHRRYREAEVRALLAGIPQQRSEA from the coding sequence ATGACCGCTCGCACCCCTGATGCCGAGCCGCTGCTGACCCCCGCTGAGGTTGCCACGATGTTCCGCGTGGACCCGAAGACGGTGACCCGCTGGGCAAAGGCGGGCAAGCTCACGTCCATCCGCACCCTTGGTGGACACCGCCGGTACCGCGAGGCAGAGGTCCGCGCACTGCTCGCGGGTATCCCGCAGCAGCGCAGCGAGGCCTGA
- a CDS encoding DUF6274 family protein: MAAASTARHETRALLRAHLAAASGYRHITRHCPICHRLLRLAMEYPDAVEEEREGVEQAAEEEPAGPQDDA; encoded by the coding sequence ATGGCGGCGGCATCCACAGCCAGGCACGAGACACGCGCACTGCTCCGCGCCCATCTGGCGGCCGCGTCCGGCTACCGCCACATCACCCGCCACTGCCCCATCTGCCACCGGCTCCTGAGACTGGCCATGGAGTACCCGGACGCGGTCGAGGAGGAGCGGGAGGGCGTCGAGCAGGCGGCCGAGGAGGAGCCGGCGGGCCCTCAGGACGACGCGTGA
- a CDS encoding DsbA family protein yields the protein MPKSTSTSPSGSASKPYVIVAGVLAAAALLGAVSYTATKPDGPSAGPSAVAEASAEPQAGVHPELEKYARRDAKDPLAVGRADAPVVMIEYADFKCGYCGKFARETEPALIEKYVGEGTLRIEWRNFPIFGEESERAARAAWAAGRQGRFWQFHKAAYAEGAKEQGFGEDRVLALAREAGVADLDRFGRDLDSEAAKQAVGKDQEQAYALGATSTPSFLVNGRPIAGAQPMETFTDAIDAAKREAGR from the coding sequence ATGCCCAAGTCCACGTCCACGTCCCCCTCCGGGTCCGCGTCCAAGCCGTACGTCATCGTCGCGGGGGTCCTCGCCGCGGCCGCGCTGCTCGGCGCCGTCTCGTACACCGCCACCAAGCCCGACGGGCCCTCCGCCGGCCCGTCCGCCGTCGCCGAGGCGTCCGCCGAGCCGCAGGCCGGCGTCCACCCCGAGCTGGAGAAGTACGCCCGCCGGGACGCGAAGGACCCCCTCGCCGTGGGGCGGGCCGACGCCCCCGTCGTCATGATCGAATACGCCGACTTCAAGTGCGGCTACTGCGGGAAGTTCGCCCGCGAGACCGAGCCCGCGCTGATCGAGAAGTACGTCGGCGAGGGCACCCTGCGGATCGAGTGGCGCAACTTCCCCATCTTCGGCGAGGAGTCCGAGCGCGCGGCCCGCGCCGCCTGGGCGGCCGGACGCCAGGGACGGTTCTGGCAGTTCCACAAGGCCGCCTACGCCGAGGGCGCCAAGGAGCAGGGCTTCGGTGAGGACCGCGTGCTGGCGCTGGCGCGCGAGGCGGGCGTCGCCGACCTCGACCGCTTCGGCCGCGACCTCGACAGCGAGGCGGCGAAGCAGGCGGTCGGCAAGGACCAGGAGCAGGCGTACGCGCTCGGCGCCACCTCCACCCCGTCGTTCCTCGTCAACGGCCGGCCCATCGCGGGCGCACAGCCCATGGAGACGTTCACGGACGCGATCGACGCCGCGAAGCGGGAGGCCGGGCGGTGA
- the hrpA gene encoding ATP-dependent RNA helicase HrpA, whose amino-acid sequence MSTSFADLQTLLAEVSLRDAQRLGRRLEGARRIRKPEARQAVLDEIAAEAGKAAARTAERAARLPDITYPEQLPVSQKKDDILEAIRDHQVVIVAGETGSGKTTQIPKICLELGRGVRGMIGHTQPRRIAARTVAERVAEELRTPLGEAVGWKVRFTDQVNPEATFVKLMTDGILLAEIQTDRELRAYDTIIIDEAHERSLNIDFLLGYLAQLLPRRPDLKVVITSATIDPERFSRHFGDAPIVEVSGRTYPVEVRYRPLLEEESEESDRDQITAICDAVDELQAEGPGDILVFLSGEREIRDTADALVKKKLRNTEVLPLYARLSHAEQHRVFQAHSGRRIVLATNVAETSLTVPGIKYVIDPGTARISRYSHRTKVQRLPIEPISQASANQRKGRCGRTSDGICIRLYDEDDFLARPEFTDAEILRTNLASVILQMTAAGLGDIEKFPFIDPPDHRNIRDGVQLLQELGAIDPAQKDPKKRLTEAGRKLAQLPVDPRLARMVLEADKNGCVREVMVIAAALSIQDPRERPAEKQAQADQQHARFKDETSDFLTLLNLWRYLREQQKERGSSSFRRMCKAEYLNFLRIREWQDIYTQLRTVAKQMGIHLNDEDAPDDRVHVSLLAGLLSHIGMKDVKDSGGEGGRNTAKNEYLGARNAKFAVFPGSALFKKPPRFIMSAELVETSRLWARVNAKIEPEWIEPLAGHLLKRTYSEPHWEKDQAAVMAYEKVTLYGVPIVAQRKVNYGRVDPEVSRELFIRNALVEGDWRTHHKFFADNRKLLTEVEELEHRARRRDILVDDETLFDFYDRRVPEHVVSGAHFDSWWKHKRRDEPDLLDFEREMLINERAGAVTKADYPDSWRQGALKFRVTYQFEPGADADGVTVHIPLQVLNQVTDEGFDWQIPGLREEVVTELIRSLPKPIRRHYVPAPNFAQRFLAAAAPSPEPLTVTLARELQRMVGVPVDAADFDLSRIPDHLKITFRIVDERRRKLAEDKDLEALKLRLRPKARQALSKAAQAATAGPSGSGQALERTGLTDWTIGTLTKVFETRRAGQPVKAYPALVDAGDTVSVRLFDTQAEQAQAMWRGTRKLIMLNIPVNPAKFASDRLTNQQKLALSRNPHGSVQALFDDCATAAADRLIADHGGPAWDEESFRKLFDKVRADLVELTIRTVDQVQQVLAAWQACERRLKATNSLVLVNNVADVREQLAALVPPGFVTRTGLRRLPDLMRYLVAVDRRLQQMPTSVQRDTTRMEKVHEMQDEYAWLLEQLPKGRPVPQEVLDIRWMIEELRVSYFAHALGTAYPVSDKRIVKAIDAAAP is encoded by the coding sequence ATGTCTACTTCCTTCGCCGACCTCCAGACCCTGCTGGCCGAGGTCTCGCTGCGCGACGCGCAGCGGCTCGGCCGCCGTCTCGAAGGCGCCCGCCGCATCCGCAAGCCCGAGGCCCGGCAGGCCGTGCTGGACGAGATCGCCGCCGAGGCCGGGAAGGCCGCCGCCAGGACCGCCGAGCGCGCGGCGCGGCTGCCGGACATCACGTATCCCGAGCAGTTGCCGGTCAGCCAGAAGAAGGACGACATCCTGGAGGCGATACGCGACCACCAGGTCGTGATCGTCGCGGGTGAGACCGGGTCCGGCAAGACGACCCAGATCCCCAAGATCTGCCTGGAGCTGGGACGCGGCGTCCGCGGCATGATCGGCCATACGCAGCCGAGGCGGATCGCCGCCCGCACGGTCGCCGAGCGGGTCGCGGAGGAGTTGAGGACGCCGCTCGGGGAGGCCGTCGGCTGGAAGGTGCGGTTCACCGACCAGGTGAACCCGGAGGCGACCTTCGTCAAGCTGATGACGGACGGCATCCTGCTCGCCGAGATCCAGACCGACCGCGAGCTGCGCGCCTACGACACGATCATCATCGACGAGGCCCACGAGCGCAGCCTCAACATCGACTTCCTCCTCGGCTACCTCGCGCAGCTGCTGCCCAGGCGCCCCGACCTCAAGGTCGTGATCACCTCCGCCACCATCGACCCGGAGCGCTTCTCCCGCCACTTCGGCGACGCGCCGATCGTCGAGGTCTCGGGCCGTACGTACCCGGTCGAGGTCCGTTACCGCCCGCTCCTGGAGGAGGAGTCCGAGGAGTCCGACCGCGACCAGATCACCGCGATCTGCGACGCGGTGGACGAGCTCCAGGCCGAGGGGCCGGGTGACATCCTGGTCTTCCTCTCCGGCGAGCGGGAGATCCGCGACACGGCGGACGCGCTGGTGAAGAAGAAGCTGCGGAACACCGAGGTGCTCCCCCTCTACGCCCGTCTCTCGCACGCCGAGCAGCACCGGGTCTTCCAGGCGCACTCGGGCCGCAGGATCGTCCTCGCCACGAACGTCGCCGAGACGTCCCTGACGGTCCCCGGCATCAAGTACGTGATCGACCCGGGCACCGCCCGCATCTCCCGCTACAGCCACCGCACCAAGGTGCAGCGCCTGCCGATCGAGCCGATCAGCCAGGCCAGCGCCAACCAGCGCAAGGGCCGCTGCGGCCGTACGTCGGACGGCATCTGCATCCGGCTGTACGACGAGGACGACTTCCTCGCCCGCCCCGAGTTCACGGACGCCGAGATCCTCCGGACGAACCTGGCGTCGGTCATCCTCCAGATGACGGCGGCCGGGCTGGGCGACATCGAGAAGTTCCCCTTCATCGACCCGCCGGACCACCGCAACATCCGCGACGGCGTGCAGCTCCTCCAGGAGCTGGGCGCCATCGACCCGGCGCAGAAGGACCCGAAGAAACGCCTCACCGAGGCGGGCCGCAAGCTGGCCCAGCTGCCGGTGGACCCGCGGCTGGCCCGCATGGTCCTGGAGGCCGACAAGAACGGCTGCGTGCGCGAGGTCATGGTGATCGCGGCGGCGCTGTCGATCCAGGACCCGCGCGAGCGCCCCGCCGAGAAGCAGGCGCAGGCCGACCAGCAGCACGCCCGCTTCAAGGACGAGACGTCCGACTTCCTCACCCTCCTCAACCTGTGGCGCTATCTGCGCGAGCAGCAGAAGGAGCGCGGCTCGTCCAGCTTCCGCCGGATGTGCAAGGCGGAGTACCTCAACTTCCTGCGCATTCGCGAATGGCAGGACATCTATACGCAGCTGCGCACGGTCGCCAAGCAGATGGGGATCCACCTCAACGACGAGGACGCCCCCGACGACCGCGTCCACGTCTCGCTGCTCGCGGGCCTGCTGTCCCACATCGGGATGAAGGACGTGAAGGACTCCGGCGGGGAGGGCGGGAGGAACACCGCGAAGAACGAGTACCTGGGCGCCCGCAACGCCAAGTTCGCCGTCTTCCCGGGTTCCGCGCTGTTCAAGAAGCCGCCGCGGTTCATCATGTCGGCCGAGCTGGTGGAGACGTCCCGCCTGTGGGCCCGGGTCAACGCGAAGATCGAACCCGAGTGGATCGAGCCGCTCGCCGGGCACCTGCTGAAGCGCACGTACAGCGAGCCGCACTGGGAGAAGGACCAGGCGGCGGTGATGGCGTACGAGAAGGTCACGCTGTACGGCGTGCCGATCGTCGCCCAGCGCAAGGTCAACTACGGGCGCGTCGACCCGGAGGTCAGCCGGGAGCTTTTCATCCGCAACGCCCTGGTGGAGGGCGACTGGCGGACGCACCACAAGTTCTTCGCGGACAACCGCAAGCTGCTCACCGAGGTCGAGGAGCTGGAGCACCGGGCGCGGCGCCGCGACATCCTGGTGGACGACGAGACGCTGTTCGATTTCTACGACCGGCGGGTGCCCGAACACGTGGTGTCCGGGGCGCACTTCGACTCGTGGTGGAAGCACAAGCGGCGCGACGAGCCGGACCTGCTGGACTTCGAGCGCGAGATGCTCATCAACGAGAGGGCGGGCGCGGTCACCAAGGCCGACTACCCGGACTCGTGGCGGCAGGGCGCGCTGAAGTTCCGGGTGACGTACCAGTTCGAGCCGGGTGCGGACGCGGACGGCGTCACCGTCCACATCCCGCTCCAGGTGCTGAACCAGGTGACGGACGAGGGCTTCGACTGGCAGATCCCGGGCCTGCGGGAAGAGGTCGTCACGGAGCTGATCCGCTCCCTGCCGAAGCCGATCCGCCGCCACTACGTCCCGGCGCCGAACTTCGCGCAGCGGTTCCTGGCCGCCGCGGCGCCGTCGCCGGAGCCGCTGACGGTGACGCTCGCCCGTGAGCTCCAGCGGATGGTCGGCGTCCCGGTCGACGCGGCCGACTTCGACCTGTCCCGGATCCCCGACCACTTGAAGATCACCTTCCGGATCGTCGACGAGCGGCGCCGCAAGCTCGCCGAGGACAAGGACCTGGAGGCCCTCAAGCTCCGCCTGCGCCCCAAGGCCCGGCAGGCGCTGTCCAAGGCGGCCCAGGCCGCCACGGCGGGCCCCTCGGGCTCCGGACAGGCCCTGGAGCGGACGGGGCTGACGGACTGGACGATCGGCACCCTGACGAAGGTGTTCGAGACGCGGCGGGCGGGCCAGCCCGTCAAGGCGTACCCGGCGCTGGTGGACGCTGGCGACACCGTCTCCGTACGGCTCTTCGACACCCAGGCCGAGCAGGCGCAGGCGATGTGGCGCGGCACCCGCAAGCTGATCATGCTGAACATTCCGGTGAACCCGGCGAAGTTCGCGTCCGACAGGCTGACGAACCAGCAGAAGCTCGCCCTGTCCCGCAACCCGCACGGCTCGGTGCAGGCCCTGTTCGACGACTGCGCCACCGCCGCCGCCGACCGGCTGATCGCCGACCACGGCGGCCCGGCGTGGGACGAGGAATCGTTCCGCAAGCTGTTCGACAAGGTGCGGGCCGACCTGGTGGAGCTGACGATCCGCACGGTGGACCAGGTGCAGCAGGTCCTCGCCGCCTGGCAGGCCTGTGAGCGCCGCCTGAAGGCCACGAACAGCCTGGTGCTGGTGAACAACGTGGCGGACGTGCGCGAGCAGCTGGCGGCGCTCGTGCCGCCCGGCTTCGTGACCCGGACCGGTCTGCGCCGGCTGCCGGACCTGATGCGCTACCTGGTGGCGGTGGACCGCCGGCTCCAGCAGATGCCGACGTCCGTCCAGCGCGACACCACGCGCATGGAGAAGGTCCACGAGATGCAGGACGAGTACGCCTGGCTGCTGGAGCAGCTGCCGAAGGGCCGGCCGGTGCCGCAGGAGGTCCTGGACATCCGCTGGATGATCGAGGAGCTGCGGGTCAGCTACTTCGCCCACGCGCTGGGCACGGCGTACCCGGTCTCCGACAAGCGGATCGTGAAGGCGATCGACGCCGCGGCACCGTGA